In Salvelinus namaycush isolate Seneca chromosome 12, SaNama_1.0, whole genome shotgun sequence, the DNA window CTTAAGACTTGGAAATTGTGACCCAATCACCCAAACCAGTCCAGTTCCTTTGCTAGGTGTCAGAGGGTTGCTGCTGGCATTTGGCAAGGTATGCCAAATCTGGAGGAACTGCCTGAGCCAGGTAGGTTTCTACAGCATGGCTATGTTTGTAACAGGGCTGTTTTGGTTGAGGGGCTGTTTTGGTTGAGGGAAATGTTATGTTAGATTTAATTCCCAAGCACTTGCCTATATGATTCACTCTATATGTCAGTGACACTAACcacatttccatccacagtttttatgcgagtaaagtcatactgtgtaaaaaaataaatcacaacagctgtgatggaaacaggaagtttcggtaaAATTGTATATATGCCGACAGATAATTTGTtagttcgacatggtgggatcttttgtGTTTGTAATATTAATTATGTGAGAAATTGCGGCAGAAGCGTTTTTTATGCGCATCATAttagtaaacttggagtcacgtgatgatatggtATGTgatcctcccactatgacttggggaaaccatgcagtttattaggctacagatgaaataattTATGATGAACtccacagggtggtgaaagtgcacagggATCTTGattctcctttccaataaatatcgaggatcctattctggtgacatgatgatcgatgcttgactgccgtttgacaaataaaaatatattcttactcttatccataataatgtcaTCATACCCGCACAGCCTAaccgcactgtatctgccagctgttggctagagtaagcacatttgctatttaacgcaactatctgtagagttgaaaatgcaaaggaaacacattgaacttttggtttttattcggtacatgaaatcTTAAGCGAAAAAGTTAATTTTGTGGGCACTGCGTCATCACTCACTGATTTTTATCCGCGCTAAGTCAGTTTGGTGGAGAAACTCCACTgctgggaaaatgcgcatattttctttatgcagattttagaatattcgcaagAAAATCTGTTACCAATGGCGACGGTGCATTAAGATGGAGGAATTCAGATATTACGTCATTGTAACGGAGAGAAATGTACGGCGAACTTAGCAAACAAGGCATTTATGGTGAGTACATGGGGGctgccatctttatgcaccttcgCCATTGGATGGAAACCTTGCTACAGACCCAATTTCTACTTCCATCTATCTATTGCAGTCATTTTCTGGATTCTTGAAAACATTTTTCTTCTGGCGGGGGTATGCCAAACAATTCGAGACCCTCCAGAATCAAATGGCTGAGCTGCAGAGGGAGATGGATGCCTTGCATTCTGCTCTTCAGGTGAGACACCAACAATTACACTCAACTGAATGTACCTTATGGTGTGATCATGATGTGACAAACAGCCACATGCAGTACTACGTCACTAAAGCCTGTCTTATTTCAGCAGGGGGGTAGCACTGCATGCCACTGCCATGGGACTGTGGCTTGTGGTTTAGTCCGTACAATGTTCCCTACTGCTCCCCTTCTTTCGTTGGGCTGTGGGTCCAGTGTAGACCCTCTCCCTGCTCTCACACCACCAGTCccagccccaccaccaccaccaccaccacctcctcctcccctatCTACCACTTTTCTGCAACCCTACGTCCCTAAAAAAAGAGTGGCCTCCAATGCTCAATACGTAAGAATTTAACTCACCGTTCATTCTTTTTAATTTGGTGGTCATAGATCGATTTCAGTCTCATCTCTCCTATGATCTGACCTCTGTTGGTCACTTAGAGCTCCAAGGAGAAGCAGGACATACTGGTGGCCGTGACCCTCAGGGATTTACAGACTGTTAAACTGAGAAAGGTCATTGTCAGCAGTGTGAAATCAAAGGTAAGCAAGGCATATCCTAAGCCTACTCAAAGTAATGAGTGCTTCCACCTGTCCAAAATGTAAGATCCACAGGACACTCCCACATAGCATGCAGTATTGTGCTTGCTTCTCTTGCATTTCCAGCATAAACGTGTGCAACAAGGCCATTGTATGACAATGGGTCTGTCTCTATTTCAGAGGACTCCAGAGAAGATACGTGCCCCTCTGGTCACTGTGGCAGACCTGCAGAATGTCCGTCTGAAACGATCCCACTGCCAACTGCCCCCTAAGCTCCCCAAATGCCTTAGCACTGGCAGGTAAACCTATCTCCTATTTCTTCATCTGCTGCCATTGTTTTGTGACCAGGAGATTATCAGTGTTCTCCATCATGGTCTTGGGGATCCACCACAtgttgtgcaggcttttgttccaggcCAATACTGATAATAATTTGAATCATGTTTttcagtgtttcagtgtttatcaggcctggaacaaaagcctgcacacctgGATGAGAATTGAAGAACAGCTTTTGAAatattttgttttctttatttgatTTAtgttgtcttactgtggagatgATCAAATTCTATTTCCCACTCTAGAACACCTTCTAAAAACCCCATGAGTCTGCGTACACAGCTGAAGAGGGTTCAAATCAATAGGTATTGCGTTTCAACACTCAAGTGCTTTATTCTGGGGTTCTTGTGTTACCTGAAAACAGGAAGTCAAAGGACTATAATCAAGTGAGAGCTCAGTCTGACTTTTTCTCTCTATTCTTTAGGAGTCCTGGTGGTACTCCTCTGTTTGACAAGGAGAATATGGGGGCAGGCACTGGCCTCACCCCCATCACGACTCAGGCTCTGCAACGCAAGTTCCAGGTAGGTCACTCACTCCACTCGGGGCACCACAACTTTACAGATCCCATGTGCATGAATGTATGGTTATAAAGGTGTGTCCCCCTTTTCACTACTTTTGTTATTTATTCCCTCAGAGTGCGTTACCACGAGGACCGTCTCCAAAGATAAAGAGTTGCAATGGAAGCTTTGATAATCAAAACTGAGACATATGTTGATAAATACACAATGTCGATCCAGACGAGTTGAAATGTAACAGTGAAAAGCAGCGGTTCTGATAAAAAAGTTAGTGTTGTATGTGGATGGTATGCAAGCTATGGATATAACTTTTGGGCAATGCACATTTACTAGCGCATTCTGCTTTCCACTGCTGAATGGGTTACTGCTTTCCTTTGCTGGATGGGTTACATAATGCTTTCCATTGCTGAATGGTTTATTAAGTGTTAGGGAAATTGAGGATGAAAAGAGGAAACACTGTTGTGTCTTGAACCACTTTTAAAATTAACATAAATTCTGAAAGCAAGCATTTTCTGTTAAAGCTGCTTTTACAGAACAGTCCTGTTAATTAATTGAATGACAGATGAGGACTTGCCTTGACTGCCCCTCTGTATCAGACATAGGATTGGTCAATCCCGACACTGCCTTAATTAAAGCTTCATGCTTCTTGGAACAGTGACATCAAGGAGGATGTTAATAAGTGTGCCATACTGAGATTTAAAAGGCAGTAGTTGAGATACTCTGTACATGTTGAGGAAACACAATCTATGACGAGTTACTTGAACTGAGTGAGATGCATCACATGTTTTTAATGTGGGTTCAGTTAGTCGTCATTTTATGAGGAAGTAACTGTATCTAATGGACTTTGTTTGGAAATTGCACATTGACTAGGGACCCAATATGTTTGTGAGCTATTGTGTTTTGATCTTTTTATGTCACTTTTTTCTAAAATCTTATATTGCATGATATTTTTTATTTGCTACTGTAACCAAATaaaattttacattttttacgtTTTTGTTTAAGAATGTATTTTTACCAATATTGTGCTTATAagaatactgtaatgaaacagcagcgcttataaacccagggtcgttacaatacaaTTACATTTGTGAATTCCTAGACATGTTTTaagtattattttttttttttaaattgacacaatttCGGTATCCATAAAAGACGATACATTTACCTGTTTTGGTTGCGGGAATTTTAAAAAGGGACACAGAAATGTCCCTTGTTTCTACACGGAACATTTTACTTGTGTTCGCTGAAAGTGGCCTTGTGCGCATATATTTATCTTCCCCACATTGATTTGGCCGGAAGAAATGGCGTTGCCCATGAGTTTGGGAGTGCTCCTAGAATCAGAAGTAATAGAGGATCCATTGTACAGAGATGAAGGTCTCTGTGTACTTGGTATATTCGGTAAGACTGCGATGCAACCCGGGTCGCCAAAAGAGTTTCTAATCAACACGCTCGCGGACAAGCACATCTAT includes these proteins:
- the prr11 gene encoding proline-rich protein 11 isoform X1, producing the protein MAGSWGPSKAFLQRRKKRASSRRWAVMSKRLQETPKPIITPVITQLGNCDPITQTSPVPLLGVRGLLLAFGKVCQIWRNCLSQSFSGFLKTFFFWRGYAKQFETLQNQMAELQREMDALHSALQQGGSTACHCHGTVACGLVRTMFPTAPLLSLGCGSSVDPLPALTPPVPAPPPPPPPPPPPLSTTFLQPYVPKKRVASNAQYSSKEKQDILVAVTLRDLQTVKLRKVIVSSVKSKRTPEKIRAPLVTVADLQNVRLKRSHCQLPPKLPKCLSTGRTPSKNPMSLRTQLKRVQINRSPGGTPLFDKENMGAGTGLTPITTQALQRKFQSALPRGPSPKIKSCNGSFDNQN
- the prr11 gene encoding proline-rich protein 11 isoform X2, which codes for MAGSWGPSKAFLQRRKKRASSRRWAVMSKRLQETPKPIITPVITQLGNCDPITQTSPVPLLGVRGLLLAFGKVCQIWRNCLSQSFSGFLKTFFFWRGYAKQFETLQNQMAELQREMDALHSALQGGSTACHCHGTVACGLVRTMFPTAPLLSLGCGSSVDPLPALTPPVPAPPPPPPPPPPPLSTTFLQPYVPKKRVASNAQYSSKEKQDILVAVTLRDLQTVKLRKVIVSSVKSKRTPEKIRAPLVTVADLQNVRLKRSHCQLPPKLPKCLSTGRTPSKNPMSLRTQLKRVQINRSPGGTPLFDKENMGAGTGLTPITTQALQRKFQSALPRGPSPKIKSCNGSFDNQN